The Bremerella cremea sequence CGGAAATCACCTTGATCCGCGGCAAGAACGGTCCACTTGCTGTTTGTATCCACGAGCATACTCTGCTGGCTTCCAACCGTATTGAAGCTCTCGAAGACATGCTCGATCACTGGGATGGCAAACGCGAAGACAGCTTAGCTGCAGACGATCGCTTCCGTACCATCGTTTCCTCCTCTCGTGGCACCAAGGACGAACCAGCTCAGATGATCTGGTACCTCAATCCGATGGAAACGCTGCGGACGATTGTGAAAAACCAAAGTGGCGGTGGCTACATCATGGCCTTCATGCCGGTGCTAGGCTTAGATGGCGTGAAAGCGGTGGGTGGCAGCACGATTCTGGCGGCAGAAGATTTCGACACGATCAGCCATTTTCATGTCATGCTCGAACGCCCCCGCACAGGGATTATCGAGATCATTCAAATGAAGAATGCCTCGACCGAGCCTGAAGCCTGGGTGCCGGACGACATCACCAATTACATGACCATGAACTGGGATGTCGACAAAAGTTACAATGCCGTCGAAAAGCTCTACGACAATATTCTGGGCGAAGACAAGTTTGAAGAAGATATCAAGAACCGTATCAATCAGCCGACGGGCATCGATTTCAAGACAGAGATCATCGACAACCTAGAAGGTAAATTCACGCTGGTTCAATGGTACGAACCGCCAGCTCGGATCAACAGCCAAGCCACGTTGTTTGCCGCCAAGGTCAAAGACCGAGCTGCCATGCAGCGAACGCTCGACCACTTGGTCGACGCATTGCCACGTTTGAAGAACTTGGTCGAACGACGCAACTTTGGTGATGCCACCTTCTTCCAACTGCAAGTAGCGAACGGCCCGATTCCAGATGATATCTCAGACGAACGCCGGAAAAGGATGGAAACGCGTCGCTCGCTTCGTCCCCTGCCTTGTTTCGGCCTGATTGGTGACTTCGTCTTCTTTGCCGACCGACCTGGTATTGTCGAACATATTGCTCTAACACTTGGCGGCGATACGCCTCGCTTGGCAGACGACCTTAGCTTTAAGTTGACGATGAATCGCCTGCTGGAACAAGCTGGCGAACGCAAAGTCGCCATGGTCAGCTTCTCGCGACCAGAAGAAGGACTTCGCATGTTCTACGACCTGATTCAGGCCGATTCGACACGGAACTTCATCAAGGGGCAAGCTGAGGAAAATAACTTCTTCAGCAATCTGGAAGGGAACCTCAATGCTAACCCGCTGCCAGAATTCAAGGTCATCTCAAAGTACCTGGCCCCACAAGGTTCTATCATGATCGACGACGAAACCGGGCTGCACATGATCCAGTTCTCACTGAAACGAGACAGCGATTAACGTTCCCGACGTTTCCTTTGCCTCCAACGCCCTGGCCGATCTGGCTGGGGCGTTTTTTATTTCGAAGACACCACAACTCACCAAAAAACGAAGCGAAGACTTTCCATGGCTGACGGGATTCGCTTGCTATCGAGCAGCCGATTATCCTCGGTTATTGGATCTCAAGCATGCTGGCTTTGGCAAAAACAATGAATTAAAAAGAAGAGCATTCTGAAGAGACCTCCTCTTCTTGTTGATTGCTGCTATTTTTTCGAGCGTAATTATGACGAAATTTGGCTTTGTCGATCGATCGTTCCAACTGCTGGAAGAACTTCACGACAACAATAATCGCGAGTGGTTTCAGCCCCATAAGCAGGAAATCCGCGAACTGCTGCAAGATCCGTTCGTGGAGATACTGGAGGTCACCTCGGCGAAGCTGAAGAATGCCCGTCGTCCGATGTCTGGCAACAAGCAAACCATGTTTCGCATGAACCGCGATGTGCGCTTCTCCAAGGACAAACGTCCCTACAGCGAGCACGTCAGCGGGCTACTCACGCCATCGGGCCTTAAGAAAGATGAAACGGCATTGCTGTACGCTCACTTGGCGGCCGACGGGGGGTTCATTGCTGCAGGTTTCTATCAACTGGAAACCAAGGTGCTCAACTTATTTCGCGATCGCATTCTGGAAGACGCCAAACAGTTCCGCACCATTACCAACAAGCTTACCAAGGCTGGCTACGAGTTCGCCCAGTTCGAGCCGCTGAAATCGATGCCGCGAGGCTACTCGCAGTATGCCGACCACGAACATGCTTCGTTCCTCAAGCTCAAGTCCCTGGTCGTCACGCAGAACCAAACCCGCGACGTCTGGATCAAGGGGACGATCGTTAACCAACTAGTGAAGCTGCACAAAGCCAGCACGCCGCTGCTGGAGTTCGGCTTGGAAGCAATCGGCGCTGGCCTCTAAAGCCGTTCACTTCGATGCCCCACGAATTACGACTTTACCCACCTCAACTCTCCTCAGCAGTAGCCTCAATGCCTCGAATCCGTATCTGCCTCCTTGTCCTCTCTCTGCTCCCTTTCGCTGTGGCACATGCGATTGCCGAGGACTTTCAACCAACCCAAAATCCACTTCCGGTGCCACCACCGGCAGGGGCGATCATCCTGCTCAGCGAGACAACCAACGCGTTTCTCGGCAAAACAGGCAGCCCAATCGATTGGCCCAACGAAAACGGCGTGCTAACTTCGACAAAGGGAAACGCTCGCTCGAATCATATCGTGTCGCAGCTGCACTTCCGCGACGCCGATATTCATGTCGAATTCATGCTGCCTGAAAAGGGAAGCGGCAACAGCGGGATCTACATCCACGGCAACTACGAACTGCAGATCCTCAACTCCGCCGGCAAGGAAAAGCTCGATCAGGGAGATATGGGGGCCGTATATGGGTTTGCCCCGGCGCTGGTCAACGCCGCCAAAGCCCCTGGCGAGTGGCAAGTCTACGACATTCGCTACCGAGCTCCGCGCCGCGATGCTGCCGGAAAAATCGTCGCAGAAGGCCAAATCACCGCTTGGCTCAACGGCCAGAAAGTGCAAGACGGCACCAAGCTGAGCGAGCCCCGCTCGTCGTACCATCCCTTCCGCTACAAGACGACGCCCTACCTCGACGCCATCGCGGCAAAGCAGCTAAAAACATCGGTCGGCCCAGTCTTCCTGCAAGACCACGACAACCCGGTGAAGTTTCGCAACGTCTGGGTGAAGCCGTTGGATGACCAGGCGCTGACTTACGAACCAAGCCCGAACTAACGGGCTAGTTGGGTGCCATGCCGTCGTCTTCGTCGGCATGCTCTTTTCTGCTTCGCATGCTCAACGCAGACGAGAGCATGGCACCGACTAATTCACGCAGAACAAACAGACTTAAGGCATCCGACGAACCTCGCCCGGGACGACTACTTCGCCCGTTTCAGCGCTATGAACCGCAGCAAAGCACGTTGCCAGGCCGGTGAGGTTTTGCGCGGCGTTGTTGGTGGGTTGACGTCCTTCCGCGATCGCACAGAGCAGTTCTCCCATCGCACCATGGAACCCATCGGGGAACCAGCATCCTTCGAGCTTTGGCTGGGCAATCCCCTGCTTGGTATACAAGCGGAGTGTTTGTTCTCGTTCGTGCGGGCCAGTGCTGAAAACGCTCCCTTCACTGCCAGCCAGGTAGGTGCTTTCCTGTTGGCCATACGGCGTGGCAGCGTCGTAGCTCAGGGTTACTTGCGTGTGAGAATACACAATGGTCGCCGTTGCCGAGAGGGCTGGCAGCAGGTTTTGATCGTGTGTGCGAGTGGTTGTCGCAAAGACTTTCAGCGGCTTCTCGTCAGCGAGCAGGTAGTTCACAAAATCAAAACCATGAATCGCGAAGTCGTACAAAATCAAATGCTTGATTTTCTCGAACGGCGTTCCGGCAACCCAGCGATGATCCCACCGCTTGGACAAATGGACACCATGCAGATTGCCCAACAATCCAGTTTGGTACGCTTCGCGCGCATAACTGAAGTGAGGGGCCCAGCGAGCATTTTGATTGACCGCCAGCAAGCGGTTCTTTGCCTTGGCTAAATCGACCAAACGCTGCCCTACGTCCAAATCGAGCACAAACGGTTTCTGGCTGAGGACATGCTTGCCGGCTTCTAATGCCGCCTCGATCAGCGGAGGCCGCACATTGGGGTGCGTGGTGATATCGACCACCTCGATATCGTCGCGGGCCAGCAGTTCATGATAATCGGTCACCACGTTTGCCTGCGGAAAGAACTCTTCCTGCCGACTCACCGCGTTCTTACGTTCAACATCACACAGCACGGCAACATCGTAATTCGCTTTCCGATACGCATTGAGGTGCTGACCGGTGATCCCACCACATCCGATCAAACCAATTCTGGGACGGTAGTTGGGTGGATCTTGTGGACGGTACGGCAACTCAGGGGCAACGAAGGTTCGCTGCGTGTGAGCGTCCTCAGGCGTGGGAGCCGCTTTGCTTGCTGGCGAGGTGCGTTTTGCCATAACTTCTTCGGAAATGCCTTGCGACAGAAAATAGGGAAACCAGCACGCATCAGAATCACGATTCTTAATCGATCAATGCATGGTTCTGCTAGAATCCGTTGTACCAAAGGGCGCAAACAGCCGCCGATCCCCCTCCGTTGTAGGTAGACCCTGCCGATTAGGGAACCTTACTCGTTGTAAAACCCGCCTCTGAAATCGGTTGCCCACCGTTGCGAGAGGGTGTTAAATCGAGTAGTAGTATAAAATTACTGATGGACAACGTGTTCGCTTCGACAACTCTTTTTTCACAAAGCAGCCACGCGTAATGAGCGAAAAGGAAGCCAAGACGGCCGATCAGAAGACCATTCTGCTGGTGGACGACGATACCGAGATCGTTGAGACCATGCGTTTCGCTCTCGAAGGGCACGGTTATCGTGTCCTGGTCGCTCGCGACGGCAATCAGGGCCTCGCCCTGGCCGAACGGGACGATCCTGATTTGATTGTGCTAGACATGATGATGCCCAAACGTAGCGGTTTCCTCGTGCTGGAAAAGCTGCGTCAGACCAACCGGGTACCTACCAAAGTCATCATGGTTACCGGCAACGAAGGCAACCGCCACAAAGCCTATGCCGAGATGCTGGGCGTCGACGACTACATCCGCAAACCGTTTCCGATGGATCGTTTGCTGGAAGCCGTCAGGAAGGTTTTGGCGTAACACGCCTAATCCTTGGCACCCACTTCGTTTGCCACACTTGCGGAAGCAGCGAATTCGACTTTAGCCGTGTCCTGGCGACATGCGACTCGGCTTAGTCGAAACGTATCTCACAGAGACAAGCCGACTCCTGCTTTCAGGACTTTTGCACCTCTCTGATACCACTTGGGATGCGACCAATAGCCGCAAACTTATCTATTTTAAAAAAATACGGATATCCGATTCGATCGGTACGATTGCACCGAAATCGATGCCAAATGGATAGTTACAACTAGTACCATTTTTCACAAGCCGGAGCCTGCTCAAAATCGATCCAATCTTTCTATTGCTTCTATTCTCCCTTCTGTCGATACTTCAATGAAGGGAAGGCAAAGCGATCTTGTAGCCGATCCGACGCCAATTCTTTCCATTTGTTCTTTCTTCGCGACGTTCTTTCTCAATCGCGCTCGGCGTTTGGCAAACCTTTTTCCGAGAAGCTGTGTGCGCCTGCGCGGACCGAGAGAATAAGCAAGCAAGATACGACTTGGCAAGAATCGCAGATTTCGTCATACAAGACCTACTGCCTCACCCCAAGCAGTCCGTTGATTTTCTGCTTCGACCACGTTGCCGATCCGAGAAAATCAGCCGACAGCAAGAGCTTTCGTGGCCAAGATTGGCTATCGATCTTGGTCGCGGTCTCAATCCGAATTCAGGTCTATCGAGTGGGACTCGGTAACCAAACTCTGGAGGGATCAGCAATATGGTCGGCGGTCGTGAAATCGTTTCTTTCCTGGCAGAGCGCCAAAACCTAGAGCAATTCCGCAAGAAGAATTGGCAGGGAACGTTCGAGGACTACCTCGACCTCATCGCGGAGACCCCCGCAATCACACGCAACGCATTCCAGCGTTGCTACGACATGATCCTTTCCTACGGGATCGACACCTACGAAGTCTCGCGTGAAAAGAGAGTCCACTATCGCTTCTTCGACGACCCGCTCGATGGTGGCCGTGATGCGATTTTCGGGCTAGAAGACGCCCAGGTATCTTTGGTCAACGCCTTGAAAAGTGCGGCCCATGGCTATGGCATCGAGAAGCGTGTGCTGCTCTTGCACGGCCCGGTCGGTAGCAGCAAAAGCACCATGGCCCGCTTGCTCAAGAAAGGGCTCGAACGGTACTCCGCCACGGACGAAGGAGCCATCTATTCGCTCGGCTGGCTCGATCCCCACAAGCCAGACGATATGTCCGCCGTGCATTGGTGCCCGATGAATGAAGAGCCGCTGCACTTGATTCCGGAAGAGTTCCGCGCGGAAATCGCGGCCCAACTAACCAACCCAGCCAAGCACAGCGAATACCCACTAAGCATCGCCGGCGAACTGTGCCCTTTCTGCCGTTTCATGTACATGGACAGCCTGGCACGGCACGGGGGTGATTGGACCAAGGTAATTCACGATGTCCATGTGCGTCGAATTCTTCTCAGCGAAAAGGATCGCATCGGGATTGGTACGTTCCAGCCGAAGGACGAGAAGAACCAAGATTCGACGGAGCTAACCGGCGATATCAACTATCGCAAAATCGCCGAATACGGCACCGATAGTGATCCTCGAGCATTCAACTTCGACGGCGAATTCAACGTCGCCAATCGTGGCATCATCGAGTTCATCGAAGTCTTAAAGCTAGACGTGGCGTTCCTGTACGACCTGTTGGGTGCCAGCCAGGAACATAAGGTCAAGCCGAAGAAGTTCGCCCAGACCGATATCGACGAAGTGATCCTGGGACATACCAACGAGCCCGAATATCGTCGCTTACAGAACAACGAGTTCATGGAAGCCCTGCGTGACCGTACCGTCAAAATCGACGTGCCGTACGTCACCAAGCTTTCCAACGAAGTGAAGATTTATGAGAAGGATTACAACAAAGAGAAAGTCAAAGGAAAGCACATCGCCCCGCATACCATTGAGATGGCTGCCATGTGGGCGGTGCTGACTCGGCTGGAAGAACCCAAGAATGCCAGCTTGACGCTGATGCAAAAACTGAAACTGTACGACGGCAAGTCGCTGCCTGGCTTCACCGAAGAAAACATCAAGGAACTCAAGTCGCAAGCCAAGCGAGAAGGGATGCTCGGCATCTCGCCTCGTTACGTGCAAGACAAGATTTCCAACGCACTTGTGGCACATCCCGACGCGACTTCGATCAACCCGTTTATGGTGTTGAACGAGCTCGAGTCGGGTCTCGGCAACCATTCGTTGATCACCAGCGAAGACCAGCGCGATCACTATCGCCAACTGCTTGAAGTGGTCAAGGAAGAGTACGAGAACATCGTCAAGAACGAAGTCCAGCGGGCAATCGCCGCCGACGAAGACGCGATGATGCGGCTGTGCGCCAACTACATCGACAACGTCAAAGCCTACACCCAGCGCGAACGCGTGAAGAATAAGTTCACTGGGCAGTATGAAGAACCAGACGACCGTTTGATGCGTTCGATTGAGGAAAAGATCGACATCCCCGAAAGCCGCAAAGATGATTTCCGCCGCGAAATCATGAACTATATCGGTGCGTTGTCGATCGACGGTAAGAAGTTCGACTTTAAGACGAACGAACGTTTGTACAAAGCGTTGCAATTGAAGTTGTTTGAAGATCAAAAAGACTCGATCAAACTCACCAGTCTCGTCTCCAGCGTCATCGACCAAGATACGCAAGAGAAAATCGACGTAGTCAAACAACGACTCATCCGCGACCACGGCTACGACGAAGAGAGCGCAACCGACGTGCTCAACTACGTTGCCAGCATCTTCGCCCGAGGAGATGTGACCGAATAACCAGTATTTATCATCGATCACAACGAGGTGCCATGCGATCCGCTGCGCCCGGCCAGCCTCCCACATCCAGTCCCCTCGCCCCTTAGGGGCGAGGGTAAGGGTGAGGGGACAGGACGGGAGAAAGCCTGCTAATAGCTGGCGGATTGCCGTTTAA is a genomic window containing:
- a CDS encoding DUF2461 domain-containing protein, producing the protein MTKFGFVDRSFQLLEELHDNNNREWFQPHKQEIRELLQDPFVEILEVTSAKLKNARRPMSGNKQTMFRMNRDVRFSKDKRPYSEHVSGLLTPSGLKKDETALLYAHLAADGGFIAAGFYQLETKVLNLFRDRILEDAKQFRTITNKLTKAGYEFAQFEPLKSMPRGYSQYADHEHASFLKLKSLVVTQNQTRDVWIKGTIVNQLVKLHKASTPLLEFGLEAIGAGL
- a CDS encoding 3-keto-disaccharide hydrolase; protein product: MPRIRICLLVLSLLPFAVAHAIAEDFQPTQNPLPVPPPAGAIILLSETTNAFLGKTGSPIDWPNENGVLTSTKGNARSNHIVSQLHFRDADIHVEFMLPEKGSGNSGIYIHGNYELQILNSAGKEKLDQGDMGAVYGFAPALVNAAKAPGEWQVYDIRYRAPRRDAAGKIVAEGQITAWLNGQKVQDGTKLSEPRSSYHPFRYKTTPYLDAIAAKQLKTSVGPVFLQDHDNPVKFRNVWVKPLDDQALTYEPSPN
- a CDS encoding Gfo/Idh/MocA family protein — protein: MAKRTSPASKAAPTPEDAHTQRTFVAPELPYRPQDPPNYRPRIGLIGCGGITGQHLNAYRKANYDVAVLCDVERKNAVSRQEEFFPQANVVTDYHELLARDDIEVVDITTHPNVRPPLIEAALEAGKHVLSQKPFVLDLDVGQRLVDLAKAKNRLLAVNQNARWAPHFSYAREAYQTGLLGNLHGVHLSKRWDHRWVAGTPFEKIKHLILYDFAIHGFDFVNYLLADEKPLKVFATTTRTHDQNLLPALSATATIVYSHTQVTLSYDAATPYGQQESTYLAGSEGSVFSTGPHEREQTLRLYTKQGIAQPKLEGCWFPDGFHGAMGELLCAIAEGRQPTNNAAQNLTGLATCFAAVHSAETGEVVVPGEVRRMP
- a CDS encoding response regulator transcription factor; the encoded protein is MSEKEAKTADQKTILLVDDDTEIVETMRFALEGHGYRVLVARDGNQGLALAERDDPDLIVLDMMMPKRSGFLVLEKLRQTNRVPTKVIMVTGNEGNRHKAYAEMLGVDDYIRKPFPMDRLLEAVRKVLA
- a CDS encoding PrkA family serine protein kinase, which gives rise to MVGGREIVSFLAERQNLEQFRKKNWQGTFEDYLDLIAETPAITRNAFQRCYDMILSYGIDTYEVSREKRVHYRFFDDPLDGGRDAIFGLEDAQVSLVNALKSAAHGYGIEKRVLLLHGPVGSSKSTMARLLKKGLERYSATDEGAIYSLGWLDPHKPDDMSAVHWCPMNEEPLHLIPEEFRAEIAAQLTNPAKHSEYPLSIAGELCPFCRFMYMDSLARHGGDWTKVIHDVHVRRILLSEKDRIGIGTFQPKDEKNQDSTELTGDINYRKIAEYGTDSDPRAFNFDGEFNVANRGIIEFIEVLKLDVAFLYDLLGASQEHKVKPKKFAQTDIDEVILGHTNEPEYRRLQNNEFMEALRDRTVKIDVPYVTKLSNEVKIYEKDYNKEKVKGKHIAPHTIEMAAMWAVLTRLEEPKNASLTLMQKLKLYDGKSLPGFTEENIKELKSQAKREGMLGISPRYVQDKISNALVAHPDATSINPFMVLNELESGLGNHSLITSEDQRDHYRQLLEVVKEEYENIVKNEVQRAIAADEDAMMRLCANYIDNVKAYTQRERVKNKFTGQYEEPDDRLMRSIEEKIDIPESRKDDFRREIMNYIGALSIDGKKFDFKTNERLYKALQLKLFEDQKDSIKLTSLVSSVIDQDTQEKIDVVKQRLIRDHGYDEESATDVLNYVASIFARGDVTE